GCCACACCTTTAtgattttatagattttaacaGAGCAAAGTAAAGGCCGTTAGAAGAGACAAAGATTAGgtacaaacaaacaaagatgaGATATGAATGGATTGGAGTATTTACCTGTCGTGCAGAAGCAGACCTGTAAGTAAGCATGTGGGCAGAAGCAGGGATGATATAGACGGTAAAGGTAACCAAAAGAGCCCCCACAGCAGAGTTTATAGGGCcaaagaaagggaaaataatgGCCAAAAACCATATTGGTATCACCACAGGCAACCTTGCAAGAGCCCTCAAACATATGCTCTTTGTGTCATGCATTCCTATCACTTTCTCCCACACAAAATACAATGGTGTGCAAGCAAATCCAAAAGTGATAAACTGCCATCCCCACACATGTAATAGGTAAAACTCATCAGTTTATAAAACTTCTTCTGTCattgctctctctctctcctgcTGTTTACATTAAACAagtactctcttttttttcttaatttaaaacgATGTTGTTTGTAAACAAAACCActattgttatataaatgttgCATGAATGAATAACTTTAGAAGTTGGATATTTTAAGGGAAGGGAAAAAATGTTATGGACCTGGTGAATCAGCATTAAGATGACACCTGTGTCACGCCAACCAGAGCGAGGGAGAAGAGAGAAGGCATTGGAGTGGTCCAGGAGTTGGTCACCAAAGGCCCAGTAAACGGCAATGGCAGATGGTAGGGTGAGTGTGAATACAAAAAGAGTGGCATAAAGATAGATATATTTGAACTTTTGAGGTTTCCACATTGCATGCATGATTTCCCTGTAATAGTCATAGGGTCCACAAGTTAGTGCATAATGCAGCAATACCAACTTAAATCCATCCCCAACCAATGACCCAGATGCTCTCATCTCAATATCATATAGATTCCTTTCATTTATACTAATATGCTCCAAGTTCAAAAGGAAATTCGGTTTGTCAGTCCCTGGATATGTCCAAACGAGTTATTAGAATTGTTTTCTAACCCACTTTGCAATACAGAGTTAGCTTAACCCAGAAAAGGTACAAGTTATATTAGAAAAGGAAACAAGTTGTACACaagagaatattttaaaaacacgCATAAAGAACTGTGCATTTCCGTACTAATCTCTTATTTCCATGACCCCATTGCTCGAAATTCCTCTTGAATGATggaaaaagaatattaataaaCGTGTAAGCATTCAATATGCATATAGTAACATAAAAACACACATGATTATTGTATGTTTTCTGTAAAGTTAATTATCCATTCCTTATACATGACTACTCGAGTTATTCATCGTACTTTGGTATTGGAGTTGTAGGAAGGGCAGAATGTAAAGATGGATAGATGAATTGAATGCATAAAGTTGAGAGGGGGTTGGAAGTGGAGGCCAAGACACAAGTTTAATGGTTGCTCGAAAAAATGCCAGATTTACTGTTTTGTCTTATTTTCGGAGGCCCCATAAGAATGGAGGCAAAAGCTGCAATTGAAGAAAGTGGTCGTGCAATAAACTTCTACTCTCCTTGATGTTTCGTTGTCTTAAGACAATAAAGAAAACTATCATCATTGTTTTGTCTAACTCAAcaagcaaaatattaaaaaaacataggTCTTACACTGTGACGGCGTGCCCGCCGAAAGTGTAGAGAACGTTGGTGGCTCCCGTGAAATACAAAACCAATTTTTTGGGGCCCGTGTGAGTCACATTTTCAACCTGCAAAATTAAAGAGGGAGAGCCAGAggtcttattttttttcacatctAATACGTTATTATGATCAAACGACTTCTAATAAGAGAGACCCCACTGAAGAAATCAACACCGTTGTACTTGGTATTGCTTACCTGGCCATGAAGGATGGCTGCAATGGTTAAGTACCAGGCTGTGTAAGTGGTCATGCCAAGACCAAGGAAAGACCAAATCCTGTAGTTGTGAAATGAAGGTATGAACACCGTTGTTGCACAGCATGCTCCGAATATGTAAGTCCAGGTCCTCTTATCCAAGTGGTCATTTATGTAGTATATGTTACTGCATAGTCATATACCATACCCCAAATCACAAAAACACCCtcttaaaatcaattaaattttcaattatctAATCAAATCAACAGTTTTAAAAAACAGTTTGACTGTAATCTTGGCTACAAGTTCAAAGCTTTTCAGTTTTCT
This window of the Vigna angularis cultivar LongXiaoDou No.4 chromosome 7, ASM1680809v1, whole genome shotgun sequence genome carries:
- the LOC108338364 gene encoding auxin transporter-like protein 1, whose translation is MLPQKQGEEIMMSSLNETVEREEREDEKVGGSHSSLRSILWHGGSVYDAWFSCASNQVAQVLLTLPYSFAQLGMLSGVIFQVFYGIMGSWTAYLISILYIEYRSRKEKENVNFKNHVIQWFEVLEGLLGPYWKAIGLAFNCTFLLFGSVIQLIACASNIYYINDHLDKRTWTYIFGACCATTVFIPSFHNYRIWSFLGLGMTTYTAWYLTIAAILHGQVENVTHTGPKKLVLYFTGATNVLYTFGGHAVTVEIMHAMWKPQKFKYIYLYATLFVFTLTLPSAIAVYWAFGDQLLDHSNAFSLLPRSGWRDTGVILMLIHQFITFGFACTPLYFVWEKVIGMHDTKSICLRALARLPVVIPIWFLAIIFPFFGPINSAVGALLVTFTVYIIPASAHMLTYRSASARQNAAEKLPFFIPSWTLMYVINAFVVVWVLVVGFGFGGWASMANFIKQVDTFGLFAKCYQCPPHKTPASNQTLHH